In the Streptomyces sp. BHT-5-2 genome, one interval contains:
- a CDS encoding ParA family protein: protein MDGQHVNAMAGDRGSGQPARLADYDDLPEGHFYDPDAEYEPDPEYAATLAPDAARQRRERVGPTGRPLPYFPIPGPLSEHGPAKIIAMCNQKGGVGKTTSTINLGAALAEYGRRVLLVDFDPQGALSVGLGVNPMELDLTVYNLLMERGMSADEVLLKTAVPNMDLLPSNIDLSAAEVQLVSEVARESTLQRALKPLLPDYDYIVIDCQPSLGLLTVNALTAAHKVIVPLECEFFALRGVALLTETIEKVQERLNPELELDGILATMYDSRTVHSREVLARVVEAFGDHVYHTVIGRTVRFPETTVAGEPITTYASNSVGAAAYRQLAREVLARCHAE from the coding sequence ATGGACGGCCAACACGTGAACGCCATGGCCGGCGACCGGGGCAGTGGACAGCCCGCCCGTCTCGCCGACTACGACGACCTGCCCGAAGGGCACTTCTACGACCCGGACGCCGAGTACGAGCCGGACCCGGAATACGCGGCGACGCTCGCGCCGGACGCGGCGCGACAGCGCCGTGAGCGGGTCGGCCCGACCGGGCGCCCGCTGCCCTACTTCCCGATCCCGGGGCCGCTGTCGGAACACGGCCCGGCGAAGATCATCGCGATGTGCAACCAGAAGGGCGGGGTCGGCAAGACCACCTCGACCATCAACCTGGGTGCCGCGCTCGCCGAATACGGCCGCCGGGTGCTGCTCGTCGACTTCGACCCCCAGGGCGCCCTGTCGGTCGGACTCGGCGTCAACCCGATGGAACTCGACCTGACGGTCTACAACCTGCTCATGGAGCGGGGCATGTCGGCCGACGAGGTCCTGCTCAAGACCGCGGTCCCCAACATGGACCTGCTGCCCAGCAATATCGATTTGTCAGCGGCAGAGGTGCAGTTGGTCAGCGAGGTCGCCCGCGAGTCGACGCTCCAGCGGGCGCTGAAGCCCCTGCTGCCCGACTACGACTACATCGTCATCGACTGCCAGCCCTCGCTCGGCCTGCTGACCGTCAACGCCCTGACGGCCGCTCACAAGGTCATCGTGCCGCTGGAGTGCGAGTTCTTCGCGCTGCGCGGTGTCGCGCTGCTCACCGAGACGATCGAGAAGGTCCAGGAGCGACTCAACCCCGAGCTCGAACTGGACGGCATCCTGGCGACGATGTACGACTCCCGGACGGTGCACAGCCGCGAGGTCCTGGCGCGCGTCGTCGAGGCTTTCGGCGACCACGTCTACCACACCGTCATCGGCCGTACCGTCCGCTTCCCGGAGACCACCGTCGCCGGTGAGCCCATCACCACCTACGCCTCCAACTCCGTGGGGGCCGCGGCCTATCGCCAGCTCGCCAGGGAGGTGCTCGCCCGGTGTCACGCCGAGTGA
- a CDS encoding tetratricopeptide repeat protein codes for MTDQAVGGGRLVPEAARGSGPAARQRRATLPRQDGAAARSGLPGFAGRRHELKALRADIGRAGLDTLTGRRGARSRVLLIAGRPGSGRTTLAEALLREVEDGYPDGVLRALLTGRDGAPAGLARTARDLLAELGADAPPGAGEDELAEAVRTALAGRRTVLLLDDAPGAEDVEPLIPDAPDCLVVVVGQGPLTGIPDVRPCALGGLDTAAGVEVLCHYAGPTRITVDPRTAEAVAEECGGQPAALILAGGWLAARPKLSVSDLRQALLAVPVPPDLPAGDRPLHRAFRLAYDPLPQPAARILRLATLAPDGLVDAHTAAALGGCSVPAAVAVLHDLAALGLLRPVPEEDGPARHTDDATGPRYRLPGCLAPFSRELLREHERPADVQLARARMLERTVRLLQSCRAAAEPSGSAARRKAAELPRSLRFATRAAAAHWLRTRRGALLDAARTAVADGQLDTLDRRLIAALTRALLAHHGPEAAAPDLYTLHELVLRVAERRTLPRERAAALLNLGDLDFGAGRREQALTRYRGALEAARSVKDPVATGRALESLGDTYTELGDWIRAADWFGRALELRLARGERADAARLHARIGAAHGRAGRYEQALKDCRAAARAFRRLGDAAGQGSAAEATAEVHEHAGQLDEALHSSLAALDFVRAAADGAKEARLQLRIAELLDRLGDPEAARLHRAAAERLREEHTE; via the coding sequence GTGACGGACCAGGCGGTGGGCGGGGGGCGCCTCGTACCGGAGGCGGCGCGCGGGTCCGGCCCGGCGGCCCGGCAACGGCGGGCGACACTGCCCCGCCAGGACGGTGCCGCCGCCCGCTCCGGCCTCCCGGGATTCGCCGGCCGCCGCCACGAACTCAAGGCGCTGCGCGCCGACATCGGCCGGGCCGGACTGGACACCCTCACCGGCCGCCGGGGCGCCCGCAGCCGGGTCCTGCTGATCGCCGGCCGTCCCGGCTCGGGCCGTACCACCCTGGCCGAGGCGCTGCTGCGGGAGGTCGAGGACGGCTACCCCGACGGGGTGCTGCGCGCCCTGCTGACCGGCCGGGACGGCGCCCCGGCGGGCCTCGCCAGGACCGCCCGCGACCTGCTCGCCGAACTGGGCGCCGACGCCCCGCCGGGCGCCGGCGAGGACGAGCTCGCCGAGGCGGTGCGCACCGCCCTGGCCGGGCGCCGCACGGTGCTCCTGCTGGACGACGCACCGGGCGCCGAGGACGTCGAACCACTGATCCCGGACGCCCCGGACTGCCTGGTCGTGGTGGTCGGGCAGGGCCCGCTGACCGGCATCCCGGACGTCCGGCCGTGCGCCCTGGGCGGGCTGGACACCGCCGCCGGCGTCGAGGTGCTGTGCCACTACGCCGGGCCGACCCGGATCACCGTCGATCCGCGGACCGCGGAGGCCGTCGCCGAGGAGTGCGGCGGCCAGCCCGCGGCGCTGATACTGGCGGGTGGCTGGCTCGCCGCCCGCCCCAAGCTCTCGGTGTCCGACCTGCGCCAGGCGCTGCTCGCCGTCCCCGTGCCGCCGGACCTGCCGGCCGGCGACCGCCCCCTGCACCGCGCCTTCCGGCTCGCCTACGACCCGCTGCCGCAGCCCGCCGCGCGGATACTGCGCCTGGCCACCCTCGCCCCGGACGGCCTGGTGGACGCGCACACCGCGGCCGCGCTGGGCGGCTGCTCGGTCCCGGCCGCCGTCGCGGTCCTGCACGACCTCGCCGCGCTCGGCCTGCTGCGGCCCGTCCCGGAGGAGGACGGCCCCGCCCGGCACACCGACGACGCGACCGGCCCGCGGTACCGCCTCCCCGGCTGCCTCGCGCCGTTCTCCCGGGAGCTGCTCCGCGAGCACGAGCGGCCCGCCGACGTCCAGCTGGCCCGTGCCCGGATGCTGGAGCGGACCGTGCGGCTGCTCCAGTCCTGCCGGGCGGCCGCCGAACCCTCCGGTTCCGCGGCCCGCCGCAAGGCCGCCGAGCTGCCCCGCTCGCTGCGCTTCGCCACCCGGGCCGCCGCCGCGCACTGGCTGCGCACCCGCCGCGGCGCCCTGCTGGACGCCGCCCGCACGGCCGTCGCGGACGGCCAACTCGACACCCTGGACCGGCGGTTGATCGCCGCGCTCACCCGCGCCCTGCTCGCCCACCACGGCCCCGAGGCCGCCGCGCCGGACCTCTACACCCTGCACGAACTGGTCCTCCGGGTCGCCGAGCGGCGGACCCTGCCGCGCGAGCGGGCCGCCGCCCTGCTCAACCTCGGCGACCTGGACTTCGGGGCCGGCCGGCGGGAGCAGGCGCTGACCCGCTACCGCGGCGCGCTGGAGGCGGCCCGCTCGGTGAAGGACCCGGTGGCCACCGGCCGGGCACTGGAGTCGCTCGGCGACACCTACACCGAGCTGGGCGACTGGATCCGGGCCGCCGACTGGTTCGGGCGGGCGCTGGAGCTGCGGCTGGCCCGGGGCGAGCGGGCCGACGCGGCCCGGCTGCACGCCCGGATCGGCGCCGCGCACGGCCGCGCGGGCCGCTACGAGCAGGCCCTGAAGGACTGCCGGGCGGCCGCCCGGGCCTTCCGCAGGCTGGGCGACGCCGCGGGGCAGGGGAGTGCGGCGGAGGCGACGGCGGAGGTCCACGAGCACGCCGGGCAGCTCGACGAGGCGCTGCACAGCTCCCTGGCGGCGCTCGATTTCGTCCGGGCCGCCGCCGACGGGGCGAAGGAGGCGCGCCTGCAGCTGCGGATCGCGGAGCTGCTCGACCGGCTCGGCGACCCGGAGGCCGCACGGCTCCACCGGGCGGCGGCAGAGCGACTACGCGAAGAACACACCGAGTAA
- the ald gene encoding alanine dehydrogenase, producing the protein MKVGIPREVKNNEFRVAITPAGVHELVRNGHQVFIEKDAGLGSSIPNEEYVSAGATILDTADEVWGTADLLLKVKEPIAEEYHRLRKDQTLFTYLHLAASKECTDALLESGTTAIAYETVETANRALPLLAPMSEVAGRLAPQVGAYHLMRSAGGRGVLPGGVPGVQAGKAVVIGGGVSGWNAVQIAVGLGFHVTLLDKDINKLREADKIFGTKVQTIVSNAYELEKAVVEADLVVGAVLIPGAKAPKLVTNELVAKMKPGSVLVDIAIDQGGCFEDSKPTTHAEPTFTVHNSVFYCVANMPGAVPNTSTYALTNATLPYIVELANRGWVEALRRDPALAKGLNTHDGKVVYPEVAQAHGLEYVELRTLLG; encoded by the coding sequence GTGAAGGTCGGTATCCCCCGCGAGGTCAAGAACAACGAGTTCCGCGTGGCCATCACGCCCGCCGGAGTCCACGAGCTGGTCCGCAACGGCCACCAGGTCTTCATCGAGAAGGACGCCGGCCTCGGCTCGTCCATCCCGAACGAGGAGTACGTCTCCGCCGGCGCCACCATCCTCGACACCGCCGACGAGGTGTGGGGCACCGCCGACCTGCTGCTGAAGGTCAAGGAGCCGATCGCGGAGGAGTACCACCGCCTCCGCAAGGACCAGACCCTCTTCACCTACCTCCACCTGGCCGCGTCCAAGGAGTGCACGGACGCCCTGCTGGAGTCCGGTACCACCGCGATCGCGTACGAGACGGTCGAGACCGCCAACCGCGCGCTGCCCCTGCTCGCCCCGATGTCCGAGGTCGCGGGCCGCCTGGCCCCGCAGGTCGGCGCCTACCACCTGATGCGCTCGGCCGGCGGCCGCGGCGTGCTGCCCGGCGGCGTCCCCGGCGTCCAGGCCGGCAAGGCCGTCGTCATCGGCGGCGGCGTCTCCGGCTGGAACGCCGTCCAGATCGCCGTGGGCCTCGGCTTCCACGTCACCCTGCTCGACAAGGACATCAACAAGCTCCGCGAGGCCGACAAGATCTTCGGCACCAAGGTGCAGACGATCGTCTCCAACGCCTACGAGCTGGAGAAGGCCGTCGTCGAGGCCGACCTCGTCGTCGGCGCGGTCCTGATCCCGGGTGCCAAGGCCCCCAAGCTCGTCACCAACGAGCTGGTCGCCAAGATGAAGCCGGGCAGTGTCCTTGTCGACATCGCGATCGACCAGGGCGGCTGCTTCGAGGACTCCAAGCCGACCACGCACGCCGAGCCGACCTTCACGGTCCACAACTCGGTCTTCTACTGCGTCGCCAACATGCCCGGCGCGGTGCCCAACACCTCCACCTACGCCCTCACCAACGCCACGCTGCCCTACATCGTGGAGCTGGCGAACCGCGGCTGGGTCGAGGCGCTGCGCCGTGACCCGGCGCTGGCCAAGGGCCTGAACACCCACGACGGCAAGGTCGTCTACCCCGAGGTCGCCCAGGCCCACGGCCTGGAGTACGTGGAGCTGCGCACCCTCCTCGGCTGA
- a CDS encoding NUDIX hydrolase: MAIKDTPEEWTVTASGTPFTGVKTSVRTDHVVMPDGSAVTRDYQVHPGSVAVLALDDADRVLVLRQYRHPVRQKLWEIPAGLLDVPGENPLHAARRELYEEAHVKAEDWRVLTDVYTTPGGCDEAVRIFLARGLSEADGERFEVSEEEADMELARVPVDELVRGVLAGELHNNCLVVGVLSLTAARAGDGLDALRPADAPWPARPFDA; the protein is encoded by the coding sequence ATGGCGATCAAGGACACCCCGGAGGAGTGGACGGTCACCGCGTCCGGCACGCCCTTCACCGGCGTCAAGACGAGCGTGCGCACCGACCACGTGGTCATGCCGGACGGCTCCGCCGTCACCCGCGACTACCAGGTCCACCCCGGCTCGGTGGCGGTCCTCGCCCTGGACGACGCCGACCGGGTGCTGGTGCTGCGCCAGTACCGCCACCCGGTGCGGCAGAAGCTGTGGGAGATCCCGGCCGGCCTGCTCGACGTCCCCGGGGAGAACCCGCTGCACGCCGCCCGGCGCGAGCTGTACGAGGAGGCGCACGTCAAGGCCGAGGACTGGCGGGTGCTGACCGACGTCTACACCACCCCGGGCGGCTGCGACGAGGCGGTCCGGATCTTCCTCGCCCGCGGGCTGTCCGAGGCCGACGGCGAGCGCTTCGAGGTCTCCGAGGAGGAGGCCGACATGGAGCTGGCGCGGGTCCCCGTGGACGAACTGGTCCGCGGTGTGCTCGCCGGCGAACTGCACAACAACTGCCTGGTCGTGGGCGTGCTGTCGCTCACCGCGGCGCGGGCCGGCGACGGCCTGGACGCCCTCCGACCGGCCGACGCGCCCTGGCCGGCCCGCCCCTTCGACGCCTGA